In Planctomycetia bacterium, the following are encoded in one genomic region:
- a CDS encoding Nramp family divalent metal transporter, which produces MSATHDAPPAKSDFVPPHPGSKIMPRWQGGELPAPPLFRWQNWLAFLGPGLVSGASAIGGGEWLTGPLVTAKYGGALFWLATMSIFGQVIYNMEISRYTLYSGEPIFTGKFRSLPGPLFWMFVYLVLDFGSILPYLATSAATPVAMVYLNMHGETLDPVKHKMLLLYLSYAIFLLTVIPLIFGGKVYNSLKAAMSFKLVFVIGFLIFIAARYSSAATWKDISSGFFKFGTFPVVEAEDLNGNGKFDPGESDWDGDGRAEGVEKRWTNDPKDFVDVDGDGRYDGFRTANIFERWWAGQPFPAMDLSMFAVLGAMAGLAGTGGLTNTNISGYTRDQGWGMGAHVGAIPSAFGGHSVKLSHMGMVFPINKDSIARFQGWYRHVLRDQLVVWMPACFVGLALPSMLSVQFLPRGLEASTWTAAGMTAVGVENAIGPSWGPTFWFLTLFCGFIILALSNTTTADGYFRRWVDVVWTGLPALRNWDPRRAGQIYFGFLCVYVGGGLIMLTVVKGDKILPIATTIYNCALGFSCFHVLYLNLALLPRELRPTWKVRIMMVLAGVFFMCVSTAQVVGMIADNKYKAAATPEARAEYKSQHPQ; this is translated from the coding sequence ATGTCCGCCACCCACGACGCACCTCCTGCGAAGTCCGACTTCGTCCCACCGCATCCGGGCTCGAAGATCATGCCCCGATGGCAAGGGGGAGAGTTGCCCGCGCCGCCGTTGTTTCGATGGCAAAACTGGTTGGCGTTTCTCGGGCCGGGCCTGGTGTCGGGCGCGTCGGCGATCGGCGGCGGTGAATGGCTCACCGGGCCGCTCGTCACGGCGAAGTACGGCGGCGCGCTCTTCTGGCTCGCCACGATGAGCATCTTCGGCCAAGTGATCTACAACATGGAGATCAGCCGCTACACGCTCTATAGCGGCGAGCCGATCTTCACCGGCAAATTTCGCTCGCTTCCCGGGCCGCTGTTTTGGATGTTCGTATATCTGGTGCTCGACTTCGGCTCGATCTTGCCGTATCTCGCGACCTCGGCGGCGACCCCCGTCGCGATGGTCTATCTGAATATGCACGGTGAGACTCTCGACCCCGTCAAGCACAAGATGCTGCTGCTCTATTTGAGCTACGCGATCTTCCTGCTCACCGTGATCCCGCTCATCTTCGGCGGCAAGGTTTATAATTCGCTCAAGGCCGCGATGTCGTTCAAGCTCGTGTTCGTGATCGGCTTTCTCATTTTCATCGCGGCCCGCTACTCCAGCGCCGCGACCTGGAAAGACATCAGCTCCGGCTTCTTCAAGTTCGGCACGTTCCCCGTCGTCGAAGCCGAAGATTTGAACGGCAACGGCAAGTTCGATCCGGGCGAATCCGATTGGGACGGCGACGGCCGTGCCGAAGGAGTCGAGAAACGCTGGACGAACGATCCCAAGGACTTCGTCGATGTCGACGGCGACGGTCGCTACGACGGCTTCCGAACCGCCAACATTTTCGAGCGCTGGTGGGCTGGGCAACCGTTTCCCGCGATGGATCTCAGCATGTTCGCCGTGCTCGGCGCCATGGCCGGCTTGGCCGGTACCGGCGGCCTCACGAATACGAACATCTCGGGCTACACGCGCGATCAAGGCTGGGGCATGGGAGCGCACGTCGGCGCAATCCCGAGCGCCTTCGGCGGCCACTCCGTGAAGCTCTCGCACATGGGGATGGTCTTTCCGATCAACAAAGATTCGATCGCCCGCTTTCAGGGTTGGTATCGGCATGTGCTGCGCGATCAGCTTGTCGTCTGGATGCCGGCTTGCTTCGTCGGCCTGGCGCTCCCGAGCATGCTCTCGGTGCAATTCCTGCCGCGCGGTCTGGAAGCGAGCACTTGGACCGCGGCCGGCATGACCGCCGTCGGCGTCGAGAACGCGATCGGGCCGTCGTGGGGTCCGACCTTCTGGTTCCTCACTCTCTTCTGCGGCTTCATCATTCTAGCCCTAAGCAACACGACGACCGCCGACGGCTACTTCCGCCGTTGGGTCGACGTCGTCTGGACCGGTCTCCCCGCCTTGCGAAATTGGGACCCACGTCGCGCCGGCCAAATCTATTTCGGCTTCCTCTGCGTTTATGTCGGCGGGGGGCTCATCATGCTCACCGTGGTCAAAGGCGATAAGATCCTGCCGATCGCGACGACGATCTATAATTGCGCACTAGGATTCAGCTGCTTTCACGTCCTCTACTTGAACTTGGCGTTGCTGCCGCGTGAGCTGCGACCGACGTGGAAGGTTCGCATCATGATGGTGCTGGCCGGCGTGTTCTTCATGTGCGTCTCGACGGCGCAAGTCGTCGGCATGATCGCCGACAACAAATACAAGGCCGCGGCCACGCCCGAGGCCCGAGCGGAATACAAATCGCAGCACCCGCAATAG
- a CDS encoding Gfo/Idh/MocA family oxidoreductase produces MKLRVGLIGLGNQWESRHRPALRTLSDRFEVCAVCDQIALRAEQAAREWNAQACDGFRSLAQRPDIDAVLMLAPQWYGYLPILAACDAGKAIYCVNSLQLDPEQAQLVKQRVDESGVAFMTEFPRRHAPATLRLKELIATRLGKPKLLFCHARVPAEHQQGKPGSNQSPSNDLMELIDWCRYVVGSEPTSVVGVRHYRGEEPKHDDYQMMSLDFGDLKNGPGTSATAQISCGRYMPSAWAEAVAYRPPAALQVACENGIAFIDLPSTLVWFDNAGRHQESLESERPVGEMMIGQFHRAVTSLVRNAGGLEDTYRALTVVRAANDSFTENRRVFLEF; encoded by the coding sequence ATGAAGCTTCGCGTCGGTCTTATCGGGCTCGGCAACCAATGGGAGTCGCGCCACCGGCCTGCGTTGCGTACGCTGAGCGACCGGTTCGAGGTCTGCGCCGTCTGCGACCAGATTGCGCTCCGGGCCGAGCAGGCCGCGCGCGAATGGAACGCTCAGGCTTGCGACGGCTTCCGCTCGCTCGCTCAGCGGCCCGATATCGATGCCGTGCTGATGCTCGCTCCGCAATGGTACGGCTATCTGCCGATTCTCGCCGCTTGCGATGCCGGGAAGGCGATCTACTGCGTAAACAGCCTGCAACTCGATCCCGAACAGGCGCAGCTCGTCAAGCAGCGGGTCGATGAGTCGGGCGTCGCGTTTATGACCGAATTCCCGCGCCGCCACGCCCCGGCCACGCTGCGGCTTAAGGAACTGATCGCCACACGGCTCGGCAAGCCGAAGCTGTTGTTCTGCCATGCCCGCGTGCCGGCCGAACATCAGCAAGGAAAGCCGGGCTCGAACCAGTCGCCGTCGAACGACTTGATGGAGTTGATCGATTGGTGCCGCTACGTGGTCGGCAGCGAGCCGACTTCGGTCGTCGGCGTGCGGCATTATCGGGGCGAAGAGCCGAAGCACGACGACTACCAGATGATGAGCCTCGACTTCGGCGACCTGAAGAACGGCCCCGGCACGTCGGCCACGGCGCAGATCAGTTGCGGGCGCTACATGCCTTCGGCCTGGGCCGAAGCCGTGGCCTACCGCCCGCCGGCGGCGCTGCAGGTCGCGTGCGAAAACGGCATCGCGTTCATCGATCTTCCGTCGACGCTCGTCTGGTTCGACAACGCCGGCCGACATCAAGAGTCGCTCGAAAGCGAGCGGCCGGTCGGCGAGATGATGATCGGCCAGTTCCACCGCGCGGTAACGAGCCTCGTGCGTAACGCCGGCGGCCTGGAAGACACCTACCGCGCACTCACCGTCGTCCGCGCAGCCAACGACAGCTTCACCGAAAACCGCCGCGTGTTCTTAGAGTTCTAG
- a CDS encoding (2Fe-2S)-binding protein, whose product MVVSYDIESLVFEVFAPAPLVGPVSEADPVICRCLQVRESAVVEAVEVSGCQSLCQLACSTGAGSGCTACHRKLRQYFADRRHAALEQAADKCGS is encoded by the coding sequence ATGGTTGTCTCTTACGACATCGAGAGCCTGGTCTTCGAGGTATTCGCTCCCGCGCCGCTCGTCGGCCCCGTGAGCGAGGCCGATCCGGTGATTTGCCGTTGCTTGCAAGTGCGCGAGTCGGCCGTCGTCGAAGCCGTGGAAGTGTCGGGCTGCCAGTCGCTTTGCCAACTCGCTTGCAGCACGGGAGCTGGAAGCGGCTGCACCGCCTGCCATCGCAAGCTGCGGCAATACTTCGCCGATCGCCGCCACGCGGCCCTCGAGCAAGCCGCCGATAAGTGCGGCTCCTAG
- the tdh gene encoding L-threonine 3-dehydrogenase has product MKALVKAERKPGLWMQEVPVPTIGANDVLIRIKKSAICGTDVHIYNWDEWSQKTIPVPMVVGHEYVGIVEEVGSDVVDYKPGDRVTGEGHITCGHCRNCRAGRRHLCRKTLGVGVNRPGSFAEYLSLPAGNAFKVPSVISDDLAAIFDPFGNAVHTALSFDLIGEDVLITGAGPIGIMAAAVARHVGARYVVVTDVNDYRLALAAKIGATYVINPKRENLQEAMQHLGMTEGFDVGLEMSGSAAAFQSMLEGMNHGGRIAILGIFPSAVSIDFSQIIFKGLHLKGIYGREMFETWYKMTSMLQSGLDISGVITHRFPIDEFEHGFEVMRSGLSGKVILEW; this is encoded by the coding sequence ATGAAAGCCTTGGTCAAAGCCGAGCGAAAGCCGGGCCTTTGGATGCAGGAAGTCCCCGTGCCGACGATCGGCGCGAACGACGTCTTGATTCGCATCAAGAAGAGCGCGATCTGCGGCACCGACGTCCATATCTACAACTGGGACGAATGGTCGCAGAAGACGATCCCGGTGCCGATGGTCGTCGGGCACGAATACGTCGGCATCGTCGAAGAGGTCGGCAGTGATGTCGTCGATTACAAGCCCGGCGACCGCGTGACCGGCGAAGGGCACATCACCTGCGGTCATTGCCGCAACTGCCGCGCAGGCCGACGCCACCTTTGCCGCAAGACGCTCGGCGTCGGCGTCAACCGGCCCGGCTCGTTCGCCGAGTATCTCAGCTTGCCGGCGGGGAACGCGTTCAAAGTTCCGAGCGTCATCTCAGACGATCTCGCGGCGATCTTCGATCCGTTCGGCAACGCCGTACACACGGCCCTCTCGTTCGACTTGATCGGCGAAGACGTGCTGATCACGGGCGCGGGCCCGATCGGCATCATGGCGGCCGCGGTGGCACGGCATGTCGGAGCGCGCTACGTCGTCGTGACCGATGTGAACGACTATCGCTTGGCGCTGGCGGCGAAGATCGGCGCGACCTACGTCATCAACCCGAAACGGGAGAACTTGCAAGAAGCGATGCAGCACCTCGGCATGACCGAAGGCTTCGACGTCGGTCTGGAAATGTCGGGCAGTGCCGCGGCCTTTCAATCGATGCTCGAAGGGATGAACCACGGGGGCCGCATCGCGATCTTGGGAATCTTCCCTTCGGCGGTGTCGATCGACTTCAGCCAGATCATCTTCAAAGGGCTGCACCTCAAGGGGATCTACGGCCGCGAAATGTTCGAGACCTGGTACAAGATGACGAGCATGCTCCAAAGCGGCCTCGACATCTCGGGCGTCATCACCCACCGCTTCCCGATCGACGAATTCGAGCACGGCTTCGAAGTCATGCGCTCGGGCCTGTCGGGCAAAGTGATCCTGGAGTGGTAG
- a CDS encoding thioredoxin family protein — translation MIHAALAALLQTAVLSASPLTYEQAFEENAKTGKPLVVLIGAEWCPGCVTMKRSSMPAVAKDAVFGEVAYTVLDTDKQTAIAQQMMQGGSIPQLVMFHKTAAGWQHDRLVGAQSPTAIIQFLRKGIKAATGKIASN, via the coding sequence ATGATTCACGCGGCATTGGCGGCCCTTTTGCAAACTGCGGTCCTTTCGGCGAGCCCGCTCACTTACGAACAAGCCTTCGAAGAAAACGCGAAGACCGGCAAGCCGCTCGTCGTGTTGATCGGAGCCGAATGGTGCCCGGGCTGCGTGACCATGAAGCGGTCGTCGATGCCCGCGGTCGCCAAAGATGCCGTTTTCGGCGAAGTCGCCTACACGGTGCTCGACACCGACAAGCAGACCGCGATCGCGCAGCAAATGATGCAAGGGGGCTCGATCCCGCAACTGGTCATGTTCCACAAGACCGCCGCCGGCTGGCAGCACGACCGACTCGTCGGAGCCCAAAGCCCGACGGCGATCATCCAGTTTTTGCGCAAGGGGATTAAAGCCGCGACGGGAAAGATCGCGTCGAACTAG
- the bfr gene encoding bacterioferritin — MKGNQQVVDALNAALTIELTAINQYFIQAKMCKNWGFYKLGQKHYHESIGEMKHAEMLIDRILFLDGVPEIARYDVIRAGSDVKEQFQFDLALESSGVKAYNEAINLCIQVKDGGSRELMEKILVESEEHVDWLETQLNVLNEIGLANYLQSQLGEGEEGH, encoded by the coding sequence AAGTCGTCGACGCTCTGAACGCCGCGCTGACGATCGAGCTGACCGCGATCAACCAGTACTTCATTCAAGCGAAGATGTGCAAGAACTGGGGCTTCTACAAGCTCGGCCAAAAGCACTACCACGAATCGATCGGCGAAATGAAGCATGCCGAAATGCTCATCGATCGGATTCTCTTCCTCGACGGCGTGCCGGAGATCGCCCGCTACGATGTGATTCGCGCCGGCTCCGACGTGAAGGAGCAGTTTCAATTCGATCTCGCGCTCGAATCGAGCGGCGTGAAAGCCTACAACGAAGCGATCAACCTCTGCATCCAGGTGAAAGACGGCGGCAGCCGGGAACTAATGGAAAAGATCCTCGTCGAAAGCGAAGAGCACGTCGATTGGTTGGAAACGCAGCTCAACGTGCTGAACGAGATCGGCCTAGCCAACTACCTGCAATCGCAACTCGGCGAAGGGGAAGAAGGACACTAG
- a CDS encoding glycine C-acetyltransferase produces MDARFLDHLENELRQVREAGLYKEERILTTPQNAWIATAQAGKVVNLCANNYLGLADHPDVVAASKAALERYGYGMASVRFICGTQSVHKELEAKLSQFLGTEDTILYSSCFDANGGLFETLLGAEDAVISDSLNHASIIDGVRLCKARRLRYANNDMADLERQLQAAADCRFRLIATDGVFSMDGIIADLAAVCDLADKYQALVMVDDSHAVGFVGAQGRGTPELCGVAERVDILTGTLGKALGGASGGYTSGRRTVVDWLRQRSRPYLFSNSLAPPIAAASIAVVDMLAHGDAFRAQLQDNMRFYRAAMTALGFTLLGRDHAIIPVLLGDAKLAGRMAAALLAEGVYVVGFSYPVVPQGQARIRTQMSAAHTREDLEFAVAAFAKVGRSLGVIS; encoded by the coding sequence ATGGACGCACGCTTTCTCGACCACTTGGAAAACGAACTCCGCCAAGTACGCGAGGCCGGGCTCTACAAGGAAGAGCGCATCCTCACGACGCCGCAGAACGCTTGGATCGCGACGGCGCAGGCCGGCAAGGTCGTCAACCTGTGCGCGAACAACTACCTCGGCCTCGCCGATCATCCCGACGTCGTCGCCGCTTCCAAGGCCGCGCTCGAGCGCTACGGCTACGGCATGGCGAGTGTCCGCTTCATCTGCGGCACGCAATCGGTTCACAAAGAGCTCGAAGCGAAGCTCTCGCAATTTCTCGGCACCGAAGACACGATCCTGTACTCTTCCTGTTTCGATGCCAACGGCGGCCTCTTCGAAACGCTGCTCGGTGCAGAAGACGCCGTCATCAGCGACTCGCTCAACCATGCGAGCATCATCGACGGCGTGCGGCTCTGCAAAGCCCGTCGGCTACGCTATGCCAACAACGACATGGCCGACCTCGAGCGGCAGTTGCAAGCCGCGGCCGATTGTCGTTTCCGCTTGATCGCCACCGACGGCGTCTTCTCGATGGACGGCATCATCGCCGACTTAGCCGCCGTGTGCGACTTGGCCGATAAGTATCAAGCGCTCGTCATGGTCGACGACTCGCACGCCGTCGGCTTCGTCGGTGCGCAGGGCCGGGGCACGCCCGAGCTGTGCGGCGTCGCCGAGCGGGTCGACATCCTCACCGGCACGCTCGGCAAAGCGCTCGGCGGAGCCTCGGGCGGCTACACTTCCGGACGGCGCACCGTGGTCGATTGGCTCCGGCAGCGCTCGCGGCCGTATCTCTTTTCGAACTCGCTCGCGCCGCCGATCGCAGCCGCTTCGATCGCCGTCGTCGACATGCTGGCCCACGGCGATGCATTCCGAGCCCAGTTGCAAGACAACATGCGGTTCTACCGCGCAGCGATGACCGCGCTCGGCTTCACGCTGCTCGGCCGCGACCACGCGATCATTCCCGTGCTGCTCGGCGATGCCAAGCTGGCCGGTCGCATGGCGGCGGCGTTGCTCGCCGAGGGGGTCTATGTCGTCGGGTTTTCGTATCCCGTCGTGCCGCAGGGGCAAGCCCGCATCCGAACGCAAATGTCGGCGGCGCACACGCGAGAGGATCTCGAATTCGCCGTCGCTGCGTTCGCGAAGGTCGGGCGCTCGCTCGGCGTGATTTCGTGA
- a CDS encoding Gfo/Idh/MocA family oxidoreductase, whose amino-acid sequence MSGKHTDTKGLNRRDFLAQTSQAGAALTVASLLPRPRAQAKDLANGKITVGCVGVKGRGNALFNHFGFASEQVDVKYVCDIDSEVLGRRNGEFEKRFDRRPEPVADYRRLIDDKSIDALVLGTPDHWHALQTIHACQGGKDVYCEKPDGHNLVEGQVMTAAAKKYGRVVQLGTQARSDPQLLELAEYIKQGHLGRVVMAKAWESSPQKNLGNPPDSEAPSTIDYDVWLGAAPKRQFNPLRFHGNWRWFFDYGSGDLGNDGVHRLDIARWMLETAVEASGEKPIGLPRSVSASGGKYYFDDAQEWPDTMLVTYDYPGRLLSYEMRVWAPYPIDGEDEGAAVFGDKGYVIVGNKRWRHYAGRKAELVKEVPRGTAAEMAHVNNFLDCMRNRGKPNADLENVGRVSSLLCHLGNIAWRVGRTVKFDYDAYKFTGDSEAEKFRTRAEYRKPYILPAVDTV is encoded by the coding sequence ATGAGCGGTAAACATACGGATACGAAGGGTTTGAATCGTCGCGACTTCCTCGCGCAAACATCGCAAGCCGGAGCGGCTCTAACCGTGGCAAGTTTACTGCCCCGGCCCCGAGCGCAAGCCAAAGACCTCGCGAACGGCAAGATCACGGTCGGCTGCGTCGGAGTGAAAGGGCGTGGCAATGCGCTCTTCAACCACTTCGGCTTCGCAAGCGAGCAGGTCGACGTGAAGTACGTTTGCGATATCGATTCGGAAGTGCTCGGCCGGCGCAACGGCGAGTTCGAAAAACGCTTCGATCGTCGTCCCGAACCGGTCGCCGACTATCGCCGCCTGATCGACGACAAGAGCATCGACGCGCTCGTCCTCGGCACGCCCGACCATTGGCACGCCTTGCAAACGATCCATGCCTGCCAAGGGGGCAAAGACGTCTACTGCGAAAAGCCCGACGGCCACAACTTGGTAGAAGGCCAAGTGATGACGGCGGCCGCGAAGAAATACGGCCGGGTCGTGCAGCTCGGCACGCAAGCCCGTAGCGACCCGCAACTGCTTGAGCTCGCTGAATACATCAAGCAAGGGCATCTCGGTCGCGTCGTGATGGCGAAGGCTTGGGAAAGCTCGCCGCAGAAAAACCTCGGCAACCCGCCCGACTCCGAAGCGCCGTCGACGATCGACTACGACGTGTGGCTCGGGGCCGCGCCGAAGCGGCAGTTCAACCCCTTGCGGTTCCACGGCAATTGGCGCTGGTTCTTCGACTACGGCTCCGGCGACCTCGGCAACGACGGCGTCCACCGGCTCGATATCGCTCGCTGGATGCTCGAGACCGCGGTCGAAGCGTCGGGCGAGAAGCCGATCGGGCTACCGCGCTCCGTGTCGGCCTCGGGCGGAAAGTATTACTTCGACGATGCCCAAGAATGGCCCGACACGATGCTCGTCACCTACGACTATCCGGGCCGGCTGCTGTCGTACGAAATGCGCGTCTGGGCGCCGTATCCGATCGACGGCGAAGACGAAGGGGCAGCCGTGTTCGGCGATAAGGGCTACGTCATCGTCGGCAATAAGCGCTGGCGCCACTATGCCGGCCGTAAGGCGGAGTTGGTCAAGGAAGTGCCGCGCGGCACCGCGGCCGAGATGGCTCACGTGAACAACTTCCTCGATTGCATGCGCAACCGCGGGAAGCCGAATGCCGATCTCGAAAACGTCGGCCGGGTGTCGAGCTTGCTCTGTCACCTCGGCAACATCGCGTGGCGCGTAGGCCGGACGGTGAAGTTCGATTACGACGCCTACAAGTTCACCGGCGACTCCGAGGCGGAGAAGTTCCGAACTCGCGCCGAGTACCGAAAGCCGTACATCTTGCCGGCCGTCGACACGGTTTAG
- a CDS encoding Gfo/Idh/MocA family oxidoreductase has product MAKTYRVAVIGSTGRGNYGHGVDTVWHDVPGMEVVALAEDNKAAIPKMMKLTHAKESFTDYREMLDKAKPEIVGIGPRWLDRHQEMALACAERGIHMYMEKPFCRSLAEADAIIAACEQRHVKLALAHQTRYSPTIDVVKQAIADGKIGKLLEIRARGKEDHRGGAEDMWVLGSHLFNLVRTFGGDPTWCFGRVEQGGHAITKSDVIDGPEQIGPLCGDNVAGMFGLPGGATAYFGSQRGVGAKKSRFAIQILGSAGIFEMTTGYHPTTNYLDDGAWSPGRTGSKWVPVSTQGIGKPETDVSDMHGGNVAAVKDLVAAIEQDRQPLCSAYDGRGTIEMINAIFESQRVGGPVPLPLKTRVNPLTLL; this is encoded by the coding sequence ATGGCGAAAACTTATCGCGTCGCCGTGATCGGCAGTACCGGCCGCGGCAACTACGGCCACGGAGTCGATACCGTGTGGCACGACGTGCCGGGCATGGAAGTCGTCGCCTTGGCCGAAGACAACAAGGCCGCCATCCCGAAGATGATGAAGCTCACGCACGCGAAAGAGAGCTTCACCGACTATCGCGAAATGCTCGACAAAGCGAAGCCCGAGATCGTCGGCATCGGGCCGCGCTGGCTCGATCGTCATCAAGAGATGGCCTTGGCTTGCGCCGAGCGCGGCATTCATATGTATATGGAGAAGCCGTTTTGCCGGTCGCTCGCCGAGGCCGACGCGATCATCGCGGCCTGCGAACAGCGACACGTGAAGCTGGCGCTCGCGCATCAGACGCGCTACAGCCCGACGATCGACGTCGTGAAGCAGGCGATCGCCGACGGCAAGATCGGGAAGCTCTTGGAAATCCGCGCACGGGGCAAAGAGGATCATCGGGGAGGTGCCGAAGACATGTGGGTGCTCGGCTCACACCTCTTCAACCTGGTCCGCACCTTCGGCGGTGATCCCACGTGGTGCTTCGGCCGCGTGGAGCAGGGGGGGCATGCGATCACGAAGTCGGATGTGATCGATGGCCCGGAGCAGATCGGCCCGCTCTGCGGCGACAACGTCGCGGGAATGTTCGGCTTGCCCGGCGGCGCAACGGCATACTTCGGCTCACAGCGCGGTGTGGGCGCGAAGAAGTCGCGCTTCGCTATTCAGATCCTCGGCTCGGCCGGCATCTTCGAGATGACGACCGGCTATCACCCGACGACCAACTATCTCGACGACGGCGCTTGGTCGCCGGGCCGAACCGGCTCGAAGTGGGTTCCGGTCTCGACGCAAGGAATCGGAAAGCCGGAAACCGACGTAAGCGATATGCACGGCGGCAACGTCGCGGCGGTGAAAGACCTCGTCGCCGCGATCGAACAAGATCGGCAACCGCTCTGCAGCGCGTATGACGGACGGGGCACGATCGAAATGATCAACGCGATCTTCGAGTCGCAACGAGTCGGCGGGCCGGTGCCGCTGCCGCTCAAGACGCGCGTGAACCCGCTCACGTTGCTCTAA
- a CDS encoding Gfo/Idh/MocA family oxidoreductase, whose amino-acid sequence MPQDAGSSDNVSRRNFMKTSAATAAAAGVVSSFAAPAPASAADANGRIRIGFIGPGGRGFGAHVKSLAKLRSEGANIDLVAVSEVYKNQEDMVCDYIKKETGVEAKRYVDYNDLLADPTVDAVCIGTPDHWHHRQIIDSLKAGKHVYCEKPMTKKVEEALDVVKAWKSSGKVMQVGVQSTSLQVWDQARKLIDEGKLGKVLGFQTEYFRNSSVGQWRYYKLDKDMSPKTVDWKRWLGVKEGLAENMDFDRAVYAQWRCYWPFGSGMFTDLFVHRTTSMLKATGLRYPARVVGAGGIYLELDTREVPDVATVVADYNEGCQAIITATMCNENSRIKQVIRGHNGAFEFGNGEQFSEFKFMAERPQVTFDSALVDETIKTDLNPEDLKKYDTTYLHFKNWLTAMIDNKPEACNNTPDLGAAAVATVILGAQSYRTGKVFHFDAESGTYKDGDSSWATKWETLSKQRGKPTQVPGWAAGDKGSTLRPPEYMSLAGPWKDGVDPAGA is encoded by the coding sequence ATGCCTCAAGACGCCGGTTCTTCGGATAACGTTTCACGCCGCAACTTCATGAAGACCTCGGCCGCGACCGCTGCTGCCGCGGGAGTCGTGTCGAGTTTCGCGGCCCCTGCTCCGGCGAGCGCCGCCGACGCCAACGGTCGGATTCGGATCGGCTTCATCGGCCCTGGCGGACGAGGCTTCGGCGCGCATGTGAAGTCGCTCGCGAAGCTGCGCAGCGAAGGAGCGAACATCGATCTCGTTGCCGTCTCCGAGGTTTATAAGAACCAAGAAGACATGGTTTGCGACTACATCAAGAAAGAGACCGGAGTCGAAGCGAAGCGGTACGTCGACTACAACGACTTGCTCGCCGATCCGACCGTCGACGCCGTGTGCATCGGCACGCCCGACCATTGGCACCATCGGCAGATCATCGACTCGCTCAAGGCCGGCAAGCATGTCTATTGCGAAAAGCCGATGACGAAGAAGGTCGAGGAAGCGCTCGACGTCGTGAAGGCTTGGAAGTCGTCCGGCAAGGTGATGCAGGTCGGCGTGCAATCGACGAGCCTTCAAGTGTGGGACCAGGCTCGCAAGTTGATCGATGAAGGCAAGCTCGGCAAAGTGCTCGGTTTCCAAACCGAATACTTCCGCAACTCTAGCGTCGGCCAATGGCGCTACTACAAGCTCGACAAAGATATGTCGCCGAAGACGGTCGACTGGAAGCGTTGGCTCGGCGTGAAGGAAGGCTTGGCCGAAAACATGGATTTCGATCGGGCCGTCTACGCTCAATGGCGCTGCTATTGGCCGTTCGGCTCGGGCATGTTCACCGACTTGTTCGTCCACCGCACGACCTCGATGCTCAAGGCGACGGGCCTCCGCTACCCGGCGCGCGTCGTCGGCGCCGGCGGCATCTATCTCGAACTCGACACGCGCGAAGTGCCGGACGTCGCGACCGTCGTGGCCGATTACAACGAAGGCTGCCAAGCGATCATCACCGCGACGATGTGCAACGAAAACTCCCGCATCAAGCAAGTCATTCGCGGGCACAACGGCGCGTTCGAGTTCGGCAACGGCGAACAGTTCAGCGAGTTCAAGTTCATGGCCGAGCGTCCGCAAGTGACGTTCGATAGCGCGCTGGTCGACGAAACGATCAAGACCGACTTGAACCCGGAAGACTTGAAGAAGTACGACACGACGTACCTGCACTTCAAGAACTGGCTCACCGCGATGATCGACAATAAGCCGGAAGCGTGTAACAACACGCCGGACCTCGGAGCCGCGGCCGTGGCGACCGTGATCCTCGGTGCGCAGAGCTACCGGACCGGCAAGGTCTTCCACTTCGATGCCGAAAGCGGCACCTACAAAGACGGCGACTCGTCGTGGGCCACGAAATGGGAAACCCTCTCGAAGCAACGCGGCAAGCCGACGCAAGTGCCGGGCTGGGCCGCCGGCGACAAAGGAAGCACGCTCCGACCACCGGAGTACATGTCGCTCGCCGGCCCATGGAAAGACGGCGTCGATCCAGCGGGAGCGTAA